Within Lolium rigidum isolate FL_2022 chromosome 5, APGP_CSIRO_Lrig_0.1, whole genome shotgun sequence, the genomic segment ctccacgaggacgacgaggcggggccatcaaagaagtagtttaaaaaatTAGTTCATATTTTTCAAAGTTTGTGTAATTTGTTATAATATGTTCACTACTTTGAAAATCTTGATTGCACATACAAATtccttctctctattgaaataaaaatgcaaaaaaaaataatGAGCTACTTTAATGTTTGGGGGTGGCTTTTGGGGGACACGACACGAAGAAAACGCGTCCcctcaaacgctcgatccgacgccatatggggacgcggctggagatgctctcaatcCACTATTCTAAATCCCTGAAAATGATAGTACTCCCTGACGCAGCTGTCTTTTTTATCGATAAAATGACGTGCTGCCATTACACGTGTCATTAGGCGAAAAAAACATGAATCCATCAGTTACAAAGAGAAAACATCACAAATCCCTTTCTTCCAAGTTTACAACAAAAGAACTATCATCCATGAAGAATTTACATCCAATTTGTTTTGCTGAGTGACCAATCCATGGAGGAATCACATCAACAAGAAACACCGGAATGGTGACAACAAGAAAGTGGGTCGAAATTTTGGGTCTAATCGTTTAACAGAGGTTTGCATTCTACAAAACTATGCACCAATCTACTTAATGACCTCAAAAAATAGAACTTGAGGCTGGAGCCTGCAGTTCTTGAAACCTTCTAGCAAATGCTCCCAAGTATCTTCTGTCTGCATGCAGAATTTCACATCAACAAATCCATAAGCTGGACTCAAATGTCTAAAAGAAAAAATGCAGGGCCTATATCAAGACTAACGATTCATGAGCCACTTACCTCAACAGTATCATAGTCATATATGAGCCATTTGTCCTCGTCATCACGAGCAAAGCAGACGTAGCTCTCATCAGCACAGCAAATCTGCAAGAGTTTAGATTGCAAGGTGGCATAAGATGATTGGTAAGTTACAGTGTACTTGGAAAGATTGAATATCCTCGCATATATAAGCAGGAAAATTAAGTAACTAGAGCATCGAACCAACCTTACAATACACCTGTAGTAAACTCAAAGCAGCAGGAGAGTGACACACACACAGACACACACAGAGGGTGGGGGGTGGGgggaagagagaaagagaagtATGCAGATATACTCCAGCTTATGTTCTGCAAACACTCCATTTGATTTCATGAGACCATTTCCTATTAGATATGAAGGGAAGGAAAATAGTGCAAGATATACTTGTGAGAGCAGAAAAGGTTACAATGTCCAACAAGGTTACCTAAATATGATAGTCCTCCAATGTTCAATCAACAGAAAGTTTTAACAAAAAACCTTAGCGACATAAGGATCACGCACTGTTGATTCTTCTGTTGAATCTCATAAATTTTTGATATCAATGAAGTAGACTAGAGAACATATGCCACAGATACAACCAATTTGACAACTTTCAAATATCTCCATAACTCCATAAGTACTTATATGATATCACCAACTCAGATACCATAGTCAAACCCGGTATCCACTTCTTTCGAAATAGCAGAATTGCCTTGTTAAGGTAATCTACTCAATGTGAACCTGGTCACAGCGTCATTTATTACCGTGCTCCATTTTATTCCACAAACCTTGCTTCAGGCTTAGACTAATAACAACTTGGTCCTCTCggtttgtgaatactccatataatATTCCCTATGTCCCAAAATAagtgactcagctttgtctagatatgtaTTTAGACGCATTttggtgtatagatacatccgtatctaaatAAAGTTAAGTCACTTATTTTAGGATGGAGTGGGTACAACATTTATGTTGATAATGAGAGGCATCATGCATGTCTCAAAATTGACGTAGCATCCAGCAACAGCCAAggaagtactacctccgttccaaaatgtaaGCCGTTTTAGAAAGCAGCATAACATGAAAACTTTCAGGTCAATGAATATATCAACCAATACCAAATACATGCATGATTGCTTTATAGTCTTTCTTGGATTACCCCAACATGAGAATTACATGATAAAAGTATTTGTTCAGTTCAATTAACAGTCCAATTTAGGAGAAAATAACAGTTTGCTGTGGACGTACCATGGAGGTGACAGTATACATAGTTGAAGGATCGGCACTTTTGCAAAAGAATCCAGTGTCAACGGGAGACGTAATGCCAGCCAGGAACTCAGAGAGTATGTCTGGGCTTTCACTGCTACTCAGCCAGTTCAAAACTGCAAAATATGTTGCATTGCAGAAATTGGCAAGAAGAATATATCTCGAATGCAGTCCTGTTTTGGCAGAAAAAGGGCCTCGGAATTTGCAACTTATTATTTGAGACAAGCCAGTTTACCTATTGTAAAGAAATGTGGTGTGTTTGAAAGCAACAGATCAGTATTCAGCATATTTCCACAATCCTTGCAGTTGTTGTCCTTACAGAACTGTTCATCCAATAGAACTCGAAGCTCTGCGAAGGACTTGATCTGAAAAAGAACAATGATAACCTCTAGTCAACATCTCCTACTTGCTAGAATAATCTTGGATATCCACTTATCCAAGCTTGGCTAGACAGAAAATGTACTGCATACGGCATACCTTTGTTGTTTGAGGTGAACCAGCATCAAGTTTATGGAAAAGTGCGGTATATGGGTATTCGCAATAACACTTCCCACACTCGCAGCTCATTTGCGCATTAAATTTGATCCCAAAAATATTATGTGTTGGGCACATGCAATCTCCGCACGTGATTGGGTTTACCACGTGTTTCTCCGTCTCCTTGTTTAAACTAAAACGTGAACAAGTTTCTGACATATGCAATCCAATGAGAATTGTGGCCAAAATCTCAGAAGCAAAATTTATCCCAACCTGCAATTGGAAATTGATTCACAAGGTTACTTGTGAAGACACAAATGTGCGTCATAACCAAATAGAACTAAAGCAGAATGCAGATGCTTTTAGTTCAATACTTCACAGATAAcacaacaaacaaaaacaaagactGGTAGAGCTTAGACAACAAAGGATATAACACAACATACCTGAATTTTGCCATTCTAGTGTAAGAAGTACTACATCTGTCATCTATGCATTATTGAAAATAGTTACAAAGCTCCAAAATCACCAGAAATTAGGAAGTGACACATACAAATAAAATAATCTGGAGGTAACATCAGAACCAAATCGGATCCCAGACTCTGCTTTCACGTGGTAAACTAACATTTAATTGAAAAAATCAACAGAATGAGCATGCAAATATATACGAGATGGTGATTAAGGTATATATACCTTTTCAGGAAAAATAGTGTGATCTACTCCGCAGAGAAGGGTCTTCATGTAAGTCAGTATAACATCCGTTAAGTGGTAGTCATTTTTCTCCCAAGAAGTGAAAATTTCATAAAATTGCAGAGCAATGCAGACATTGTCAGCAGACATGATCCATACAAGTGGCTCAGTTAGAAAATTATCTCTGAAATGCCTCAGATTGCACAATGACTGCATGCAAACATACGAAGTTATAAGCTGATAGATGAAAAATAGAATGAATACATGCAAACTTCTCTTACCTGTATGACTACGCTCAAGATAGACAGGTCTTTATCAGCCATTTCCTCGACAGATTGGCCAGAAGTTCCTATGTTTTAACGAGACTGTAAGAAGTATTTGTGACATTACAGAACATATTTCACTTCTTTTAAAAGAGCATACAGTTTGGGTAACAGGAACATATTTTATTATTCAAGAGATGTATTTTCCAAGGAAATTTTCCTTTGGAACTAACTGCAAAGTGTCCCAGAAAACCTCCTAACGTTTCAATTCCTACATATATAAACCAAGGTTCAGGAAAGCGGAAAAAAGCATCGCTTATGCACGCTGAAGCGCAATGCGGAGGCCTTCCGCATCGATTGCATAAGCGCTTAAGCGGAAAAAGGAGGGAAAAAACCGCCGCTTATGCGCGCTGAAGCGCTAAGCGGAAGGCCACCGCACCAATTACGCTTAACGCTTTCTTGAACCTTGATATAAACATATCTCGAGATATAAACCACGAATGTTGCTCACATTTCTATAGCAATTGTACTCTTACAGAGTACAAAAATATTACTTTTTTATTTAATCTGTACATGACAGGTCGTGATTACCTAAGCAATCAACATGGCAAAACTATATTGTAAAAAAACATCAATGGGTGATCTGTACAGATTTTTAAAGCTAACAGGATTATATAGTTTGTAATGGACTTCCCTGAGAGAGGGTGCTAAATTGGaatttttgtactccctccgtctcatgaaaGCTGTCTCAAactcgcactcttttccttaccagggtacctaagggggctggaaggtttttaatgaggcggcttgctagctttaATATATAttatctttcaaaaaaaaaagctgtCTCAAACTTTGTATAAATTTAAGTGTATCTATACattaaatagtgtctagatacatccaaatttatagAAAGTTAAGACAAGTTtgatgagacggagggagtatgtagtaATGTCACAAGAATGTAAACTATCAAGTTGGTATAGCATGAACTAACacacaagaaaaagaaatgaactgCCAGACATAGTAAGATAGTTCTAGTTTCAACTTGTCTATGGCGGTTCATGAATATGAAGGACTCTATGTTTGCTTCACCAGCTCCAATGTAGCAATGCAAAAGTAATTGCAATATCAGTGCTTACCAGAGGAAACATCTGGGTCACCGTGCAACTCCATTGCAGCAGCCCAGCCTACAGAGATACAGTGTGAAGGCTTGTTATCACGTCCACAATTAATACACCAGCTGCAGCTTGTAGTGTAAAATAGCAGTGCATATCAATATGAAGACTAGACCGCAAGCAATGAAACTTGCCTAACCTCTGATGATCTGTCAGTACTAAGAAGTATGGTCACAAAACGAACAGTTGGGATACGATTTAACAAAACAACAAGAGCACATTATGAGCAATATACCCAAGCTGGATTATTGGATATTCCCAGAAATAAGACTCACAAGCATACAACTGGAAATGAAGTGCAAAAGGTGTCCCATGCTATTGCAatttaagtactccctccgacccatatTATTTACCActgaaatggatgtatctacaattaaaatgtgtcgagatacatctatattagtgtcgagtaatatgaatcggagaagGTAGATATTTGATGGTTAGCATGTATAAGTTCATAACAGAAATAGATCATAGACACTTTCTTATTATGTTACTCTACATAAAATGTGCCACCACAGTACTATGCAACAATTCCCAGCATTGAAAAGATAAAAACTTCTAAGTACCACAGAAATTCCAGTAGCAGTTACAAGGGCAGTATGGGTATGCAGTCATGCTGAGAAACATACGTTCCATGTGGAGCTGTGCAGCATAACTAGAAGAACATCCCTCCAAGGGTATAAATCTAGGATGACTGTGAAAAGTATCATGAGGTATAATTGGAGAAAGGTTCTTTTGAGAAAGAACATTGCTCTTCTCTCCATCATTGTTGTATGAACAATTGGCTTTCTTGGACCAATCTGTTTGAGGAAATAAAAAATGCAAGTGTCCAACCGTTAGCTACATTTACACATACAGATAGTCAACATATACGAAGAAAAGACATCTCTAAGATAGGAGTTTCTGAGAAGCTATGACAGATGATCATGTAAGTGAACAAAAACAGCAAACACCCATTTTTACTTGTAAAATGGCTAACTATATTTGCAGGGAATAGTAGATTATGATTACACTTTGCAGGTAAAATACATTATATGTGTGACTGTTGTAGAGTGTTCTGCCGGCATGTACTAAATGCATGCAATGGTGAATAGGGCATCCATAGTTCCATACAGCGGGTGTTGGTACACTAAAGATCTCCTTATTGTTACCAATGTGGTAAGTGCAGCGAACATACTGGGAAGCAAATACTTTCTGAGCTGGACTAATGTTTAAGATTTGTAATGTAATTACAATATCCTTTTGACATAGAAAAAAAAACAACAGTGATCACTTGTGTTGGCAAAAGATGTTGTCTAGCTGTCACCTTCTTTTTCTAGTTCCAACTCTGCAATTCTTGCAAGAACGTTCAGCCCACTTTCATGAACGTCAATTGGTGGATCCATAGATCTTTGGTCTACCATGGTCTCAGATTTGCTATCTACAACATGAATCTCACTGCACCAGTAGTGAAACCTGTGAGCTTCCTTGCGTAGTTTAGAAAAAGAAGGAAAGCTTAACAGTTTAACAGACTAGTTGTGTTTACCGTAGTATATCTGTATATGTCGGATGCAAAAAAAGTTGAGAAGAACATAACTGAAATCTAAAATTAATTATTTTCTTTAGTTGAGACTCGCTAGCTCTCATTCATCAGTTGCCATTTTCATAACTGAACTCAGGTCAACCATTACATACTAAAGGGATTAATTGAAAGCATGGGTAAATATCCCAGTCAGTGATAGTGTCTACTGGCTACAACATCTAATGTGGAGATGTTAAAAATAAGACATCTATATGGTGACAGTCATTGCAGAGCCAAGTACAGAAGTAACCAGGACTTTATAGAAAGAGTAAACCCGACGGACCAAAATATAAAGGGTTGCCTATTTTGTACCTTTCTTCACATTTTTCACTATCCTTAAGTGTCTCGTCGGATGCAAGAACGTTCAGCCCACTTTCATGAACGTCAATTGGTGGATCCATAGATCTTTGGTCTACCATGGTCTCAGAATTGCTATTTACAACATGAATCTCACTGCACCAGTAGTGAAACCTGTGAGCTTCCTTGCGTGGTTCAGAAAAAAGAGGAAAGCTTAACAGTTTAACAGACTAGTTGTGTTTTCCGAAGTATATCTGTATATGTCGGTTGCAAAAAGTTGAGAAGAACATAACTGAACTCTAAAATTAATTATTTTCTTTAGTTGAGACTCGCTAGTTCCCATTCATCAGTTGCCATTTTCATAACTGAACTCAGGTCAACCATTACATACTAAAAGGATTAATTGAAAGCATGGATAAATATCCCAGTCAGTGATGGCGTCTACTGGCTACAACATCTAATGCGGAGATGTTAAAAATAAGACATCTATATGGTGAGTGACAGTCATTGCAGAGCCAAGTACAGAAGTAACCAGGACTTTATAGAAAGAGTAAACCCGACAGACCAAAATATTAAGGGTTGCCTATTTGTACCTTTCTTCACATTTTTCACCATCCTTAAGTGTCTCGTCTGAGCACAAAGGCTGTAAACAATTTCAACATGTTAGTTCTTCAGCTTTAAGCAGATAAATCAACACACCTTAGGAACTGTTCCACAGAAATAGTTTCAGTACAAGTCGTAAAGGGTAAACAAAAAAACCTGCAAGTTTTCTGTCTGAAGGTTATCACCACTTGGATTGTCAATATTGTTGGCGTGTGAGGGTTCTGAGCCATGTACCACAGAAACATTCCTGTCAGGGGCAGCAGGAACTTTTCCGAACGTAATGTCTATATTGGCACCCCCAATGAACCTACCAAGATCCTTTGCACTAAGAGCAATCGAAATTTTCATTTGTATCTGCAAAGATGGTTATCAGTTAGCACATGTATCAATTGAGCAAACAAATGGATATAACTAGAGAAATCAAGCATTCCATATGCTAACAAACCCATTGGAATGATCTCGCAAGGGGAAGGATGGCTTCACGATGATCCAGAGCAGAAGTTTTGAGGAACTTAAGCCACAAGTCCTTTATTGCAAAACACAACTCCTCATACTGCAATTTGAAACCACGTCAATCATTAGGTGATAAACATTACTATCAGAGGAACAGCGAAATCAGGGAGAATGCTAAACTGAAACCATGTCATGTAAAAGTGCTGGACCTCGGTGTTAAGTTCATCTTTAGGCAACATCCTCAGCTTCTTCTTAATATCCGCAATGATCTCAGCTCCTTCTCTGCATTTCCTTTGTCGCATTTCAGCGAGTGGTTCTGCTTGGATTCCAATAGATGGTGAAAGGAGCAAGGATCTAAACATAGGTTGCACCGTTGGTAAATGGAAGATGTCATGCTGTTGTGAATCTTTAGAGAGAGTTATCGCATCAAATGGGTGATCAtcatcatcgtttgatgtattttcgTAAAGATGTGAACCTAAGACTGCCTCCAGCTTATTCCAGAGCCCATCTCGGTGCTGCTTGCGCATGTGTTTCCAGAGAGATTCAATGCCCAGAAACCTTTTGCCATGACAACTGGAATTGGGGCAAACCAAGAAACTCCATGAGGTCTGATTCTTGAGAAAGCGCAGTGTATCAGATATGGTCTTTGCTGCGGACGGGTCGATTCTGTTGTAGTGCTCCTGCAGCGTTGCAGCCTTGAGTGATATGACCCTGTCAACCCTGTCGCCCTGTTGCGTgctctcgatagagctccagcatagGGCAGCCACAACTATGACCCGCTTGAGCAAGATACGGAGCTGTTTCTCGACAGACGATACTCTGGATTCGTAATCTGCGCCGGGAACAGATATAGCAGGAGGTATGTCGTCCAAATTGGGGTCACTCGGCTCCTCGACGCGGAGTGCTCGGCGGCACTCCCTCTCCGCTTCATCAAACTCATCCAGGGCGAACAAGACCTTGGCGTGGAACAAGGCAACCAGGAGCGAGCGGTCGAAGACAACTGCCGCTTCAGAAATCACTGCGAGAATGGGCCAAAGACGGCGCTGCCTGTCAGCTGCCAGATCGATGGTGCGGACATGCTCCAATTCGACATATACGAGGAGCAACTGGGCGCGCGCCGAGTACGGGTATCTCTGGGAGAAAAGGTTTGCGCGCCG encodes:
- the LOC124656211 gene encoding uncharacterized protein LOC124656211, giving the protein MARGLRSQAREARELHIKGQHEEALARALEVLGANPGSALALNLVGSLHRHFGSAAWRARASDDDEAASTLELHHHQLALDAFSAAARIAPNCVMTAICHAEALAACSRIPDGQVELLRVCSMPEANHMDPAVHHVGYDLVLDASTAKKRKSDALCKANLIMQDFEAMINDKVVPEEATELLAGDAASAEVRRRANLFSQRYPYSARAQLLLVYVELEHVRTIDLAADRQRRLWPILAVISEAAVVFDRSLLVALFHAKVLFALDEFDEAERECRRALRVEEPSDPNLDDIPPAISVPGADYESRVSSVEKQLRILLKRVIVVAALCWSSIESTQQGDRVDRVISLKAATLQEHYNRIDPSAAKTISDTLRFLKNQTSWSFLVCPNSSCHGKRFLGIESLWKHMRKQHRDGLWNKLEAVLGSHLYENTSNDDDDHPFDAITLSKDSQQHDIFHLPTVQPMFRSLLLSPSIGIQAEPLAEMRQRKCREGAEIIADIKKKLRMLPKDELNTEYEELCFAIKDLWLKFLKTSALDHREAILPLARSFQWIQMKISIALSAKDLGRFIGGANIDITFGKVPAAPDRNVSVVHGSEPSHANNIDNPSGDNLQTENLQPLCSDETLKDGEKCEESEIHVVNSNSETMVDQRSMDPPIDVHESGLNVLASDETLKDSEKCEESEIHVVDSKSETMVDQRSMDPPIDVHESGLNVLARIAELELEKEDWSKKANCSYNNDGEKSNVLSQKNLSPIIPHDTFHSHPRFIPLEGCSSSYAAQLHMERWAAAMELHGDPDVSSGTSGQSVEEMADKDLSILSVVIQSLCNLRHFRDNFLTEPLVWIMSADNVCIALQFYEIFTSWEKNDYHLTDVILTYMKTLLCGVDHTIFPEKVGINFASEILATILIGLHMSETCSRFSLNKETEKHVVNPITCGDCMCPTHNIFGIKFNAQMSCECGKCYCEYPYTALFHKLDAGSPQTTKIKSFAELRVLLDEQFCKDNNCKDCGNMLNTDLLLSNTPHFFTIVLNWLSSSESPDILSEFLAGITSPVDTGFFCKSADPSTMYTVTSMGILYGVFTNREDQVVISLSLKQGLWNKMEHGNK